The Solea senegalensis isolate Sse05_10M linkage group LG11, IFAPA_SoseM_1, whole genome shotgun sequence genomic interval acacactcacacacacacacacacgcacacacgagtgactagttaCTTTACACCAGATTCCtgcagttgttggagattaacccacgtttttgttaagtagttttaagtgatctacagttcagcgctgttcggcttgatttgtgtgtgggacgtctcttcctgtgacggcactctggccagtcagcggccggcagtctggccaatcatcgcatagttacctactcagcacgcttttggaacctcgcctgagcaggaaCTAAAGAATGGTACCTTGGTTAGGTGTAGCTGTAGTGCTAATAATGACGTTGTTTTCCTGTTGtacgcatgttttcagggatgTGGGCCAAAACAATTGGTAAACAGCTGGGGAACCCGGAGCGCTCGGTCCTCGGGTGGTTGGTCAGTAAGCTCCTGATAAACCACAACCAGGTCCTGGAGGAGAGTGCTGTGCAGCTGAGTGGGATCCATCCCGGAGACACAGTCCTGGAGCTGGGTCATGGCCCAGGTCTGGGTCTGCAGGCAGCGGCTAAATTGCTCTCTAGTCCCTTGGGCCACGTCATTGGTGTGGATTATTCCGAGTACATGCATCAGGTGAGGGACTGGAGAGCAAGCTGgactttgttattattattactgaatCTTTTGAATGAGCATTTGTGCCCTCGTCCAGATGGCAGGCGAGCGACTGAAGGGACTGGTGTCGAGCGGGAAAGTGACGCTGCACCTTAGTGACGTCGCAGCGATGCCCATCACAGACAACACCGTGGATAAAGTCTTCCACTGTAACTGCTACTACTTCTGGCCCAACCTCAGGAAAGCAACGACAGAGATTCACCGCGTCATGAAACCTGGTGAGATTGTttacgccgccatgttggcaggaaacaTGTTTGCTAAAAAGAAACCACTCCAGTTATTagaactttattgtccacactaatggcgtatttccaccggctctactcgcctctcCTCGGCACggttaggttgcatctccactacaaaatcagaatcagaatcagaagagctttattgccaagtatgatttgcacatacaaggaatttgttctggtgtcattggtgcataacaagcatacaaaattttaaaaaagttaagtgaagcagtatacgtatatatacacagtatataaatggtttttttttttaaagatgcaaAAGTACctacgtgggcggagtcatcactgcacggctgagtgaaactgcggtgactttgttttatatgcgacacacacacacacacatcagtgactAGTTACTTTACACCAGattcctgtagttgttggagatgaacccacgtttttgtcaagtagttttaagtgatctaggAGGAGCATGTGAGAGTTCTCGGCCCAAAGAAcggaacatttacatttcaaaaacgCCCCGACGTGATAGAAGCAGTTAGCTTACCACCGAAGCAGCTCGAGTTTAGCCTACCACGTCAGTGCAGAGCACCCAGTTGCGAGGGCAGCCACAGCTAACATTAGCGGCGAAGACGTTAGCAATTTAGTGAGCGATAGCAAAGCAA includes:
- the zgc:194242 gene encoding uncharacterized methyltransferase YdaC gives rise to the protein MWAKTIGKQLGNPERSVLGWLVSKLLINHNQVLEESAVQLSGIHPGDTVLELGHGPGLGLQAAAKLLSSPLGHVIGVDYSEYMHQMAGERLKGLVSSGKVTLHLSDVAAMPITDNTVDKVFHCNCYYFWPNLRKATTEIHRVMKPGGLMVTTLRLSSLALASSRGILAAEKWNPHTYMSALTDAGFIDVTMDDQRSRNVHFQVIYATAAQE